The Girardinichthys multiradiatus isolate DD_20200921_A chromosome 6, DD_fGirMul_XY1, whole genome shotgun sequence genome window below encodes:
- the LOC124869727 gene encoding zinc finger protein 182-like has product MSSVQHLREFIRERLTAAAEEIFSEVEKTIVRYEEDVRLLGTCWKPQIKLSRIDVPTQHVDNEEEALADHQLCNQLMILNEDQEQPEPPQDDENIKEPKHSQLKVEQEEPGPEHIKEEQEEVWSSQEEEHLALQMEIVNFTETQTLQQTDFSKEEPNIEHLDSNKLSVVENMDQAEIYGPVSQSESETVTDACFQCDVCGRVFKYKYNFQRHHRVHSGEKPFRCKMCGKVFAQTSHLKEHMTTHTGERPFSCETCGKGFSRRFNLKVHRKIHTDERPFSCETCGKRFRERWYVKFHRRTHTGEKPFSCDTCDKSFYTVSQLNVHRKTHRGRRQFSCATCGISFTRLKCLTAHTRVHGGRGNIHMGRAGKVAEMSVF; this is encoded by the exons atgtctTCAGTTCAGCATCTGAGAGAGTTTATCAGAGAGCGactaactgctgctgctgaagaaaTCTTCTCAGAGGTTGAGAAAACCATCGTCCGCTACGAGGAGGACGTCAGACTGCTGGGAACCTGCTGGAAACCCCAGATAAAACTCTCCAGAATCG ACGTTCCAACGCAACATGTTGATAACGAAGAGGAAGCTCTCGCTGACCACCAGCTCTGTAATCAGCTGATGATCTTGAATGAAGACCAAGAGCAACCAGAGCCTCCACAAGATGATGAGAACATCAAGGAACCGAAACATTCACAGCTTAAAGtggaacaggaggaaccaggacctgaacacattaaagaggaacaggaggaagtcTGGAGCAGTCAGGAGGAAGAGCACCTTGCCCTGCAGATGGAGATTGTGAATTTCACTGAGACTCAGACTCTTCAACAAACTGACTTCAGTAAAGAAGAGCCAAACATTGAGCACCTTGACTCTAACAAACTTTCTGTTGTGGAGAACATGGATCAAGCTGAAATCTATGGTCCTGTGTCACAGAGTGAGTCTGAAACTGTTACAGATGCATGTTTCCagtgtgatgtttgtggacgAGTCTTTAAATATAAGTATAATTTCCAGCGACATCACAGAGTCCACTCAGGCGAGAAGCCTTTTCGTTGTAAAATGTGTGGAAAAGTCTTTGCTCAAACGTCTCATTTGAAAGAACACATGACGACTCATACAGGTGAGAGGCCTTTCTCCTGTGAAACCTGTGGGAAAGGTTTTAGCAGAAGGTTTAATCTAAAAGTTCACAGAAAGATCCACACAGATGAGAGGCCTTTCTCCTGTGAAACTTGTGGGAAAAGGTTTCGTGAGAGATGGTATGTGAAATTCCACAGGCGAACCCACACAGGGGAGAAGCCATTTTCATGTGACACATGTGATAAAAGTTTTTATACGGTCAGTCAACTGAATGTGCACaggaaaacccacagaggtcgGAGGCAATTTTCATGTGCAACATGTGGAATAAGCTTCACTAGATTGAAATGTTTAACTGCCCACACGAGAGTCCACGGAGGAAGAGGCAATATCCACATGGGCCGTGCAGGTAAGGTTGCAGAGATGAGCGTTTTTTAA